A region of Paenibacillus sp. 37 DNA encodes the following proteins:
- the fliG gene encoding flagellar motor switch protein FliG, producing MAKASSQGLTGRQKAAILLITLGPEVSAQIFKHLRDEEIEQLTLEIANVRKVDSSEKDMIMAEFHQICLAQEYISQGGINYAREILEKALGSSKALEVINRLTATLQVRPFDFARKADPNQILNFIQNESPQTIALVLSYLQFEQAAAILSSLPQEKQADVARRVAVMDSTSPEVISQVERVLEQKLSSTVTQDYTNAGGIESIVQILNGVDRGTERTILDSLEIQDPELAEEIKKRMFVFEDIVNVDDRSIQRIIRDIDNADLQLALKVASEEVRDAVFRNMSKRMSETFKEEMEFMGPVRLRDVEEAQTRIVGTIRRLEEAGEIIIARGGGDDIIV from the coding sequence TTGGCGAAGGCAAGCAGTCAAGGTTTGACTGGCAGACAAAAAGCAGCAATTTTGTTGATTACATTAGGTCCGGAAGTATCAGCTCAGATCTTCAAACATCTGCGTGATGAGGAGATTGAGCAACTTACGTTGGAGATTGCCAACGTTCGCAAGGTTGATTCTTCCGAAAAAGACATGATCATGGCCGAGTTTCACCAGATCTGTCTGGCGCAGGAATATATCTCACAGGGCGGTATCAATTACGCCAGAGAAATCCTGGAGAAAGCTCTGGGTTCTTCAAAAGCACTTGAAGTCATTAACCGTTTGACAGCTACGCTGCAAGTCAGACCGTTTGACTTTGCACGCAAAGCGGATCCGAACCAAATTTTGAACTTTATTCAGAATGAAAGCCCGCAAACGATTGCCCTGGTTCTGTCTTACCTGCAATTCGAACAGGCAGCAGCGATTCTATCATCCTTGCCACAAGAGAAACAGGCAGATGTCGCTCGCCGGGTGGCTGTTATGGATAGTACTTCGCCGGAAGTCATCTCTCAAGTGGAGCGGGTTCTGGAACAGAAACTATCTTCTACCGTAACGCAGGATTACACGAATGCGGGTGGTATTGAATCGATCGTTCAGATTCTGAACGGAGTCGATCGGGGTACAGAGCGTACCATTTTGGACTCGCTCGAGATTCAGGATCCTGAGCTTGCAGAGGAAATCAAAAAACGCATGTTTGTATTCGAAGATATCGTCAATGTGGATGATCGTTCGATTCAGCGCATTATTCGGGATATCGACAACGCAGATTTGCAGCTGGCACTCAAAGTGGCAAGCGAAGAAGTTCGGGATGCCGTGTTCCGGAATATGTCGAAACGGATGTCCGAGACATTCAAAGAAGAGATGGAATTCATGGGACCTGTGCGATTGCGTGATGTTGAGGAAGCTCAGACACGTATCGTAGGAACGATACGCAGATTGGAAGAAGCCGGTGAGATCATTATCGCACGCGGTGGAGGAGATGATATCATTGTCTAA
- a CDS encoding FliH/SctL family protein → MSNLIKSFQYVPVDDRKKLENHHHYGGAEESEAELYGDSAECSEAETLQARVDEETQRLTAEMLEDAKEFAEKQVREASEEAERMLQEAREQIDSWWQEQRQQDEHLTEALRSQGFQQGFEEGKVQAELDLQVQIEKMMNEAQEVLKEAYVAKDQIIQEAEPFLVELACGIAEKVIDKQLTIEPDHTLELIRQSLSRKREQGLITLCVAPDQFSFVQAAREELSLSIDSQAELQILPDSTVKDKGCVIRSSFGSVDARIDTQLAEIKKELVRIALEDEERKNQHEGS, encoded by the coding sequence TTGTCTAATTTGATTAAGTCTTTCCAGTATGTACCCGTTGATGACCGTAAAAAACTTGAAAATCATCATCATTATGGTGGTGCTGAGGAGTCTGAAGCGGAATTATACGGTGATAGTGCTGAATGTTCTGAAGCAGAAACGCTTCAAGCACGCGTGGACGAAGAAACACAACGTCTTACCGCAGAGATGCTGGAAGATGCCAAGGAGTTTGCAGAAAAGCAAGTACGTGAAGCTTCAGAAGAAGCAGAGCGCATGCTTCAAGAAGCCCGTGAACAGATCGATAGCTGGTGGCAGGAACAACGACAACAGGATGAACATCTGACCGAAGCACTTCGTTCACAAGGTTTCCAACAGGGTTTTGAAGAAGGCAAAGTACAAGCTGAACTGGATCTCCAGGTGCAGATCGAAAAGATGATGAATGAAGCCCAGGAAGTGCTCAAGGAAGCTTATGTAGCTAAAGATCAGATCATTCAGGAAGCCGAACCGTTCCTCGTGGAGCTCGCTTGCGGGATCGCTGAGAAAGTCATTGATAAGCAACTTACCATTGAACCCGATCATACATTGGAACTGATCCGACAGAGTTTGTCACGTAAACGGGAGCAGGGTTTGATCACACTCTGTGTGGCACCTGATCAGTTTTCATTTGTACAGGCAGCTCGTGAAGAATTATCTCTGTCCATTGACTCTCAGGCAGAATTGCAGATTTTGCCTGATTCAACGGTCAAAGATAAGGGTTGTGTCATTCGTTCTTCGTTCGGAAGTGTAGATGCGAGAATTGATACACAGCTTGCTGAGATTAAAAAAGAACTGGTCCGCATAGCACTTGAGGATGAGGAGCGAAAAAATCAACATGAAGGTTCTTAG
- the fliI gene encoding flagellar protein export ATPase FliI — MKVLSSQRYMEHLRQFDPVRINGKVTQVIGLMVESEGPDASIGDVCYIYPGKSAKPLQAEVVGFRDNKVLLMPLGELQSIGPGCDVVGTGKPLGVQVGSELLGKVLDGLGQPLDGSLLPSRMPMYSTSNTPVNPMDRPRVLETMGVGVRAIDGLLTVGKGQRVGIFAGSGVGKSTLMGMIARNTAADVNVIALVGERGREVRDFIERDLGPEGLERSVVIVATSDQPALIRIKGAVIATTIAEYFRDRGMNVMLMMDSVTRYAMAQREVGLAVGEPPAMRGYTPSVFASLPKLLERAGTGPTGSITAFYTVLVDGDDMNEPIADAVRGILDGHIVLNRSIANKGHFPAIDVLASISRVMKDIAPEEQLEAVNNMKRLMAVYKESEDLINIGAYQRGSNAAIDESIDQIDSIWNFTKQKVDEKVTLSEVQERLILEFARR, encoded by the coding sequence ATGAAGGTTCTTAGTTCACAGCGATATATGGAACATCTGCGCCAATTCGATCCTGTTCGTATTAACGGCAAAGTTACTCAGGTCATTGGTCTTATGGTGGAGTCAGAAGGGCCAGATGCAAGTATCGGTGACGTATGTTATATCTATCCTGGTAAATCGGCCAAACCTCTACAAGCCGAAGTTGTTGGGTTTCGAGATAACAAAGTGCTGCTTATGCCACTGGGTGAACTTCAATCCATTGGTCCTGGTTGCGATGTAGTAGGTACGGGTAAACCACTCGGCGTTCAGGTAGGCTCCGAATTGCTCGGTAAAGTGCTGGACGGACTTGGGCAGCCGCTAGACGGTTCCCTTCTCCCATCCAGAATGCCGATGTATTCTACCTCCAATACTCCGGTTAATCCAATGGATCGTCCACGTGTACTTGAAACGATGGGTGTTGGTGTAAGAGCTATCGACGGATTGTTGACCGTAGGTAAGGGACAGCGTGTAGGTATTTTTGCCGGTTCTGGTGTTGGTAAGAGTACGTTGATGGGTATGATCGCTCGTAATACGGCAGCAGATGTCAATGTCATCGCGCTTGTAGGTGAGCGTGGACGTGAGGTTCGCGACTTTATCGAACGGGATCTGGGTCCAGAAGGACTGGAACGCTCCGTAGTCATTGTTGCAACTTCAGATCAGCCTGCCCTGATTCGGATTAAGGGAGCAGTTATTGCGACCACTATTGCAGAGTATTTCCGAGATCGTGGAATGAATGTGATGCTCATGATGGATTCGGTAACCCGATATGCGATGGCACAAAGGGAAGTGGGTCTGGCCGTAGGTGAACCTCCGGCAATGAGAGGATATACGCCATCGGTTTTTGCAAGTTTGCCCAAACTGCTTGAACGGGCGGGTACAGGACCTACCGGTTCGATTACAGCCTTTTACACCGTTCTGGTCGATGGGGATGACATGAATGAACCGATCGCGGATGCAGTAAGGGGTATTCTGGATGGACATATTGTGTTAAATCGATCCATTGCAAATAAGGGTCATTTTCCAGCGATTGATGTGCTAGCCAGCATAAGCCGTGTTATGAAGGATATTGCTCCGGAAGAGCAGTTGGAAGCCGTTAATAATATGAAACGTTTGATGGCTGTGTACAAAGAATCGGAAGATTTGATCAATATTGGAGCTTACCAGCGGGGATCAAATGCAGCCATAGATGAATCGATAGACCAGATTGATAGTATATGGAACTTTACCAAGCAGAAAGTCGACGAGAAAGTCACTTTAAGTGAAGTACAGGAACGTTTGATTCTTGAATTTGCAAGGAGATGA
- the fliJ gene encoding flagellar export protein FliJ has protein sequence MKFRYHFQKVVDLKSNEKTQAEWMLSTAIGKLQTEEEHLIQLLNDRSNLIGIIQSATENTASVNSLQEMQRYVHHLDECISRKNSDVKHAQVNVQRNQTFLNGKMVDEKVWLGARDKAKIKFQQEMLLREQNDLDEMATVRFAAKAGRAN, from the coding sequence ATGAAATTTCGATATCATTTCCAGAAAGTTGTTGACCTGAAGAGTAATGAAAAAACACAGGCAGAGTGGATGTTATCCACAGCGATCGGTAAACTTCAGACGGAGGAAGAACATCTGATACAACTTCTTAATGATAGAAGTAATCTGATCGGCATTATCCAATCCGCTACGGAAAATACAGCGTCTGTAAACAGTCTGCAGGAGATGCAGCGTTATGTACATCACCTTGACGAGTGCATTTCACGCAAAAACAGTGATGTTAAACATGCTCAGGTCAATGTGCAACGGAATCAGACGTTTCTGAACGGTAAGATGGTTGATGAAAAAGTATGGCTTGGAGCGAGAGACAAGGCAAAAATCAAATTTCAGCAGGAGATGCTCCTCCGGGAACAGAACGATCTGGACGAGATGGCTACTGTACGCTTCGCTGCCAAAGCCGGACGCGCGAATTGA
- a CDS encoding MotE family protein produces MAVKDDSDMEKESGGGWEKFLMISIPIVFTVVLLGVLLTLFNVDIRNNLFEFANKIPVVKEWVPDPVLDPEKEKLEKSEQQVESAEATIEKLKSQVTAKETELKAAQEATTTEAKKATDLQKKLDDAEKAAETATAATPETESDYQKQIKDLAKMYADMSPSKAAPILQNMTNEEMVLLLNAMQSSARTKVLEKMDPKTAADVTMMMKDAKPSGDLALDALQSRLKKETAATSTASTTTSKNLDKNQLSQTFASMSASSGAKLLLETYKLSPDKTLTILNSVDDATRSQLLENMSSEDSVETAKILNRLMGNK; encoded by the coding sequence ATGGCTGTTAAAGATGATAGCGACATGGAAAAAGAGTCGGGAGGCGGTTGGGAAAAATTTCTCATGATTTCAATCCCGATTGTATTCACCGTAGTATTGCTAGGTGTACTACTAACGCTATTTAATGTAGATATTCGTAATAATTTGTTTGAATTCGCCAACAAGATACCGGTAGTCAAGGAATGGGTACCTGATCCTGTATTGGATCCGGAGAAGGAGAAGCTGGAGAAGAGTGAGCAGCAGGTTGAAAGTGCTGAAGCCACAATCGAAAAGCTGAAATCCCAAGTAACCGCCAAAGAAACAGAGCTCAAGGCAGCACAGGAAGCAACAACAACCGAAGCAAAGAAGGCCACGGACCTTCAGAAGAAGTTGGATGATGCGGAAAAAGCGGCTGAAACGGCTACAGCAGCAACGCCCGAAACGGAATCTGATTATCAGAAACAAATCAAGGATTTGGCTAAAATGTATGCTGACATGAGCCCAAGCAAAGCTGCACCGATTTTGCAAAATATGACGAATGAGGAAATGGTATTGTTGTTGAATGCCATGCAGTCATCTGCTCGGACCAAGGTGCTTGAAAAGATGGACCCTAAAACTGCAGCCGACGTCACCATGATGATGAAGGATGCTAAACCGTCCGGAGATCTGGCACTGGATGCGCTGCAATCCAGATTGAAGAAAGAAACCGCAGCAACTTCAACTGCATCCACAACCACAAGCAAAAACCTGGATAAAAACCAGCTTAGTCAAACATTTGCTTCGATGTCTGCTTCAAGTGGTGCCAAGTTATTATTGGAAACATACAAGTTAAGTCCTGACAAAACATTGACCATCCTGAATTCAGTAGATGATGCAACACGCTCTCAATTGCTTGAGAACATGTCTTCAGAAGACTCGGTTGAAACTGCAAAAATTTTGAACAGATTAATGGGCAACAAGTAG
- a CDS encoding flagellar hook-length control protein FliK — protein sequence MSIVYQMASTASAKATGAGQTTGAQSKGSAAGASGEFLQTLAQSLSGGNTEGDSSSATGSLTANPLVISFATSEEGEAASITAVLNSLFTDLDVLDEALENDPALLAGLQTLIQQMYTQLSNPSGTNAEGSDESSNGAESIKTVPAIELSQHPAAVGFVLQDMLTQLVAGMNDPESNVAKNAPEFKHLLQSLQSQLQEAGVDTTSNKGWTELKSILDTLTAVKDQTAQVAPSTSLQTSKQDSVVPQVLVAAVANSGTQVKAEAETTSASNAGGEVEHSTIITAGELSLRSSGTTVGKPAEPVMQTSQFAKEMTQFVVNKLDIVQQKGFSEATISLRPEHLGKLDVQITLQNGQLVARFMTEHTMAKDMLEQQMTQLRSSLQAQGIQVERLEVTQNSSIGSQMYQDGGRQPGSNSQQQRRSREREEQSDDAIATAGVQEELRNWRSEQVEGNELQRDTFSAKA from the coding sequence ATGTCGATTGTATATCAAATGGCATCCACAGCATCTGCAAAAGCAACGGGAGCAGGTCAGACGACTGGAGCACAATCGAAAGGTTCAGCTGCAGGTGCTAGCGGTGAATTTCTCCAAACTCTTGCACAATCGTTATCTGGAGGAAATACAGAAGGTGATAGTTCAAGCGCTACTGGAAGTTTAACTGCCAATCCGTTGGTGATTTCCTTTGCTACAAGTGAAGAAGGAGAAGCGGCATCAATCACGGCTGTACTGAATTCGTTGTTCACGGACTTGGATGTGCTTGACGAAGCTTTGGAAAATGACCCAGCTCTGCTTGCAGGTTTGCAAACTCTGATCCAACAGATGTATACACAATTAAGTAATCCTTCAGGTACTAATGCAGAAGGTTCCGACGAGTCTTCGAACGGAGCGGAAAGCATAAAAACAGTACCCGCAATTGAATTGTCGCAGCATCCGGCAGCAGTAGGTTTTGTTCTGCAAGATATGCTTACACAATTAGTAGCTGGAATGAATGATCCTGAGAGTAACGTTGCGAAGAACGCTCCTGAATTCAAACATTTGTTACAATCTCTGCAGAGTCAGCTTCAAGAGGCTGGAGTGGATACCACTAGTAACAAAGGATGGACTGAACTGAAATCCATACTGGATACATTGACTGCAGTTAAGGATCAGACTGCACAGGTCGCTCCAAGTACTTCGCTTCAAACATCCAAACAGGATTCGGTCGTACCACAAGTTCTTGTTGCGGCAGTGGCGAATTCTGGAACCCAGGTGAAAGCTGAGGCTGAGACAACATCTGCTTCAAATGCAGGTGGAGAAGTGGAACACTCAACCATCATTACTGCAGGAGAGCTGTCCTTGCGTTCATCAGGTACAACAGTAGGAAAACCGGCTGAACCTGTAATGCAAACATCACAGTTTGCCAAGGAAATGACACAGTTTGTTGTTAACAAGCTGGATATTGTCCAGCAAAAAGGATTTTCCGAGGCAACCATATCACTTCGGCCTGAGCATCTAGGTAAATTGGATGTTCAAATTACCTTGCAGAACGGGCAGTTGGTTGCACGGTTTATGACTGAGCATACGATGGCTAAAGACATGCTTGAACAACAAATGACGCAGCTGCGTTCTTCCCTTCAAGCCCAGGGAATTCAAGTGGAACGACTTGAGGTTACCCAGAACAGTTCAATCGGATCACAGATGTATCAGGACGGAGGCCGTCAGCCGGGAAGTAACTCTCAACAACAACGCCGTTCGCGTGAGCGTGAGGAACAATCGGATGATGCTATAGCTACAGCAGGGGTTCAAGAAGAATTGCGTAACTGGCGTAGCGAGCAAGTCGAAGGAAATGAATTACAGAGAGATACGTTTAGTGCTAAGGCTTAA
- a CDS encoding flagellar hook capping FlgD N-terminal domain-containing protein → MANEIVSTNNTWPNYSAANKATTSAATKELGKDQFLKILITQLQNQDPMQPMEDKEFIAQMAQFSSVEQLVNISTQLKTLNQSLGAVSGMIGMEVSWLSSNKDDNGTLRQGIVDSIIVRDSVQYAKVGNDEIKLDEIIQVNYPKQAEESQTPVQNVQDVTPETNESQEVESSAETGDTEDSGKTI, encoded by the coding sequence ATGGCTAATGAAATTGTCTCAACGAATAATACCTGGCCGAACTATTCGGCAGCCAATAAAGCAACCACAAGTGCTGCAACAAAAGAATTGGGTAAAGATCAGTTTCTAAAAATCCTGATTACCCAGCTGCAAAATCAAGACCCGATGCAGCCGATGGAGGATAAGGAATTTATCGCTCAAATGGCACAGTTCAGCTCAGTGGAACAACTGGTCAATATTTCTACGCAGCTTAAAACATTGAACCAGTCCCTTGGTGCTGTATCCGGCATGATTGGCATGGAGGTAAGTTGGCTTTCTTCTAATAAAGATGATAACGGAACTCTTCGTCAGGGTATTGTAGATTCCATCATTGTAAGAGATAGCGTCCAATACGCAAAAGTAGGCAACGACGAGATTAAGCTGGATGAGATCATTCAGGTGAATTATCCAAAACAGGCAGAAGAGAGCCAAACTCCGGTACAGAACGTTCAGGATGTAACCCCTGAAACGAACGAGAGCCAGGAAGTTGAATCATCCGCTGAAACGGGTGATACGGAAGATAGCGGGAAAACGATATGA
- a CDS encoding TIGR02530 family flagellar biosynthesis protein → MSDRITVGQLYAGPITPNMLQRPKTGEASAIPEKPFAKVLEDNLLKLSNHAAKRLEQRGIELKTEQMEQIGSALDKAAAKGAKESLILMQDMAFIVNVKNRTVVTAMDSESMKDNVFTQIDSAVIIS, encoded by the coding sequence ATGAGTGATCGCATAACGGTTGGACAATTATACGCAGGCCCGATTACACCGAATATGCTTCAAAGACCCAAAACGGGAGAAGCTTCGGCTATACCCGAAAAACCTTTTGCAAAGGTGCTGGAAGATAATCTTCTGAAATTGAGCAATCATGCTGCCAAACGATTGGAACAGCGTGGTATTGAACTCAAGACTGAGCAAATGGAACAGATTGGTTCTGCTTTGGACAAAGCTGCTGCCAAAGGAGCCAAAGAGTCATTGATTTTAATGCAGGATATGGCTTTTATCGTCAATGTCAAAAATCGTACTGTGGTTACAGCTATGGATAGTGAGAGCATGAAGGATAATGTGTTCACTCAGATTGATAGTGCCGTAATCATTTCTTAA
- the flgG gene encoding flagellar basal body rod protein FlgG: MIKSMYSGVSGMRGFQTKLDVIGNNIANVNTVGFKGSRVMFKDIMSQTTAGVTAPGDASGGVNAKQIGLGVTVGSIDTLHLAGSPMTTNNPTDLRINGDGFFLVRLSEDQEVPYLTRAGDFHVDAARNLLTSDGLFVLDNGGGNITIPDDVVSFTIGQDGTINQTMADGTIEAGAQLGIGKVVNPEGLEKIGGNLYRMTANANPDGALEPLTANSAEDGTGAIIAGQLEMSNVDLTGEFTEMIVAQRGFQANSRIITTSDEILQEVVNLKR; this comes from the coding sequence ATGATAAAATCAATGTACTCAGGCGTTTCCGGGATGCGGGGTTTCCAAACAAAACTCGACGTAATTGGTAACAATATTGCGAACGTAAACACGGTTGGCTTCAAAGGCAGTCGGGTTATGTTCAAAGATATTATGAGCCAAACAACGGCAGGGGTAACTGCCCCTGGCGATGCAAGTGGTGGTGTCAATGCGAAACAAATCGGTCTTGGTGTAACGGTAGGTTCAATTGATACGCTGCATCTGGCAGGTAGCCCAATGACAACGAATAATCCAACAGATCTTCGGATTAATGGAGATGGATTCTTCTTGGTACGTTTGAGTGAAGATCAGGAAGTACCTTACCTGACTCGTGCGGGGGATTTTCATGTCGATGCTGCACGTAACCTTTTGACATCGGATGGATTGTTTGTTCTGGATAACGGTGGCGGAAATATTACCATTCCAGATGACGTCGTTTCCTTTACGATTGGTCAGGATGGAACGATTAACCAGACCATGGCAGACGGAACTATCGAAGCGGGAGCACAACTTGGTATCGGAAAAGTGGTCAATCCAGAAGGTCTTGAGAAAATTGGGGGCAACTTGTACCGTATGACAGCAAACGCGAATCCGGATGGGGCACTGGAACCATTGACAGCGAACAGTGCTGAGGACGGAACGGGAGCAATCATTGCTGGACAGCTCGAAATGTCTAATGTGGATCTGACCGGTGAATTTACTGAGATGATCGTAGCTCAGCGTGGATTCCAGGCCAACTCCCGGATCATTACAACGTCGGATGAAATACTTCAGGAAGTTGTTAACCTGAAACGTTAA
- a CDS encoding flagellar FlbD family protein, which translates to MISVTRLNGSPMWLNALMVEIVEETPDTYITLVTGKRLIVLEKAADVISKIKDYNREIGVQAATIKVQQTEES; encoded by the coding sequence ATGATTTCGGTTACGCGGTTAAATGGTTCTCCCATGTGGTTAAATGCGCTGATGGTTGAAATTGTGGAAGAGACGCCGGATACGTATATTACTCTGGTAACTGGAAAGAGACTGATTGTGCTTGAAAAAGCCGCTGACGTTATTTCCAAAATTAAAGATTACAACCGTGAAATCGGGGTTCAGGCAGCCACTATTAAAGTGCAGCAAACGGAGGAATCCTGA
- a CDS encoding flagellar basal body-associated FliL family protein, translating to MKKMMPWLATMLLAITLIVVVVFVFMQGQNGNKDDTHTAAASEAKKMTADEIVEVSSELGEIKTNLADTDHVIVGSFSFKLADVKAKEDFEKIKEIVVKPIIIQTLADTKSDELATAKGRILFNEKLTGLINEALPESNLSSTSFSSIVIATM from the coding sequence ATGAAAAAAATGATGCCCTGGCTTGCAACAATGTTGCTGGCGATAACACTCATTGTGGTGGTTGTGTTTGTATTTATGCAAGGACAGAACGGGAATAAGGACGACACACATACGGCGGCAGCTTCAGAAGCCAAGAAGATGACTGCGGATGAGATTGTAGAAGTTTCCTCTGAGCTTGGAGAAATTAAAACCAATTTGGCTGATACAGATCATGTTATTGTCGGTAGCTTCTCATTCAAGTTGGCTGACGTAAAAGCCAAGGAAGATTTCGAGAAAATTAAAGAAATTGTCGTAAAACCGATTATCATTCAGACGCTTGCAGATACGAAGTCTGATGAACTGGCTACAGCAAAGGGTCGGATACTATTTAATGAGAAATTAACAGGTCTTATTAATGAAGCTTTACCAGAAAGTAATTTAAGTAGTACGAGCTTTTCATCCATTGTGATAGCAACGATGTAA
- the fliM gene encoding flagellar motor switch protein FliM, protein MVDVLSQNEIDALLAALSSGEMDAEELKKEETQKKIRSYDFKRAVRFSKDHIRSLTRIHENFARFLTTYFSAQLRTFVQINVVQVEQLPYDEFIRSIPKMTILNIFEAEPLQGRMVMEVHPNVGYAMLDRLLGGTGTAPTKIASMTEIETTIMERIFSRAFESLQEAWKTVLDISPRMEALETNPQFMQIVSPNETIALISLSTKIGDTTGMINLCIPHVVLEPIMSRLSTHQWFVSEKKTRAPEEYDALKERVNKAKLPIVAELGESRISIAEFLGLSVGDVITLNKPVDEGLSIKVGDKLKYMGSPGTIKDRVAVQIDKIVTEGVEEFDE, encoded by the coding sequence ATGGTGGATGTATTATCACAAAATGAGATTGATGCCCTATTAGCAGCCCTTTCCTCTGGTGAGATGGATGCTGAGGAATTGAAGAAGGAAGAAACTCAGAAAAAAATCAGATCGTACGATTTTAAGCGGGCAGTGCGTTTTTCCAAAGACCATATCAGAAGCTTGACTCGTATTCACGAAAACTTTGCACGCTTTCTCACCACTTATTTTTCAGCCCAACTGCGGACGTTCGTTCAAATCAATGTCGTTCAGGTCGAACAGTTGCCTTATGATGAGTTTATCCGTTCTATTCCTAAGATGACGATATTGAACATTTTTGAAGCGGAGCCACTACAGGGACGAATGGTGATGGAAGTCCATCCAAACGTGGGATATGCGATGTTGGATCGCCTGCTTGGTGGAACCGGAACTGCTCCAACCAAGATCGCATCGATGACGGAGATTGAGACGACCATCATGGAGCGGATATTCAGCCGAGCATTTGAAAGTTTGCAGGAAGCATGGAAGACTGTGTTGGATATTTCCCCAAGGATGGAAGCGCTCGAGACCAATCCGCAATTTATGCAGATTGTATCTCCCAATGAGACCATTGCTCTGATCTCGCTCAGTACCAAAATTGGTGACACGACAGGCATGATCAATCTATGTATACCGCATGTCGTTCTTGAACCTATTATGTCACGGTTGTCAACTCATCAGTGGTTTGTTTCGGAGAAGAAAACGAGAGCTCCGGAGGAGTATGATGCTCTAAAAGAGCGTGTGAACAAAGCCAAGTTACCAATCGTTGCGGAATTGGGAGAATCGAGAATTTCAATTGCAGAATTTCTGGGTTTGTCCGTTGGTGATGTCATTACGTTGAACAAACCAGTTGATGAGGGACTTTCCATTAAAGTGGGTGACAAACTGAAATACATGGGCAGTCCGGGGACAATCAAAGACCGTGTGGCTGTGCAAATAGACAAGATTGTCACCGAAGGAGTTGAAGAATTTGACGAGTAA